The following proteins come from a genomic window of unidentified bacterial endosymbiont:
- a CDS encoding recombinase family protein yields the protein MNEVIQQRQRCAVYTRKSTDEGLEQEYNSIDAQRDAGHAYIASQRTEGWLPVADDYDDPAYSGGHMERPALQRLLADIEAGQIDIIIIYKIDRLTRNLSDFSKMVELFDRQGVSFVSVTQQFNTTTSMGRLMLNILLSFAQFEREVTGERIRDKIAASKRKGIWMGGTPPLGYDVQDRRLVHNPAEAQLVQQIFHRFIALGSSTLLVKELQQTGATSKSWTTQRGQVRQGKLIDKSLIYKLLNNRLYLGELQHQGQWYPGEQAAIIDQATWDSVQAILDTHRRVRSNHTRATVPFLLKGLLFGSDGRALSPWQTVKKQSGRCYRYYIPQRDAKEYAGASGVPRLPAAQLEAAVFEQLRRLLRSPDLLEPILTQAQQHDPSLDEAQVTVAMIQLDTVWAELFPAEQARIFKLLIEKVVVSADNLEVCLRATGLQRLVGELRQPQVQIKKTAA from the coding sequence ATGAACGAGGTGATTCAGCAACGCCAGCGCTGCGCAGTCTACACCCGCAAATCGACTGATGAGGGGCTAGAGCAGGAGTACAACTCCATCGATGCCCAGCGGGATGCTGGTCATGCCTACATTGCCAGTCAACGCACGGAGGGCTGGCTGCCGGTGGCGGATGATTACGACGATCCCGCTTACTCCGGCGGCCATATGGAGCGTCCAGCCCTGCAGCGGCTGCTGGCAGACATTGAGGCGGGGCAGATTGATATCATTATTATCTATAAAATTGACCGCCTGACCCGCAATCTCAGCGATTTTTCCAAAATGGTCGAGCTATTTGATCGCCAAGGGGTCTCCTTTGTCTCGGTAACCCAGCAGTTCAACACCACCACCTCGATGGGGCGGTTGATGCTGAATATCTTGCTCTCCTTTGCGCAATTTGAACGGGAGGTGACCGGCGAGCGCATCCGCGATAAGATTGCCGCCAGCAAACGTAAAGGGATCTGGATGGGCGGCACCCCACCGCTGGGCTACGATGTTCAAGATCGCCGCTTAGTCCACAACCCGGCAGAAGCCCAACTGGTGCAGCAGATTTTTCACCGCTTTATAGCCCTGGGTTCTAGCACCTTGTTAGTGAAAGAGCTACAGCAAACGGGCGCCACCTCCAAAAGCTGGACCACCCAGCGGGGACAGGTTCGCCAGGGCAAACTGATTGATAAGAGTTTGATCTACAAATTGCTCAATAACCGCCTTTATTTGGGGGAGCTGCAACATCAAGGGCAGTGGTACCCGGGGGAGCAGGCAGCAATCATCGATCAAGCCACCTGGGATAGCGTCCAGGCGATCTTGGACACACACCGCCGAGTCCGCAGCAACCACACCCGGGCCACGGTGCCTTTTTTGCTGAAGGGGTTGCTGTTTGGCAGTGATGGCCGGGCACTATCGCCCTGGCAGACGGTCAAGAAGCAGAGTGGCCGCTGCTATCGCTACTACATCCCACAGCGGGATGCCAAGGAGTACGCGGGGGCCTCAGGCGTCCCCAGGTTACCGGCGGCACAACTAGAGGCAGCAGTCTTTGAGCAGCTACGCCGCCTACTGCGCTCCCCCGATTTACTGGAACCGATACTAACACAGGCCCAGCAACACGATCCCAGCCTGGATGAGGCCCAAGTCACAGTAGCGATGATTCAGTTGGATACTGTGTGGGCAGAGCTGTTCCCAGCGGAGCAGGCAAGGATTTTTAAGCTGTTAATTGAGAAGGTGGTGGTCTCAGCGGATAATTTAGAGGTGTGCTTACGGGCTACCGGCCTGCAACGCTTGGTCGGTGAGCTGCGCCAACCGCAGGTCCAAATAAAGAAAACCGCCGCATGA
- a CDS encoding DNA-binding protein: protein MSIRHLNQNQLATRWDLSEGSLERWRSKGIGPIFLKLQGRVLYRLEDIEEFELTSLRRSTSHSRK from the coding sequence ATGAGCATTAGACACTTGAATCAAAATCAATTGGCGACCCGTTGGGATCTAAGTGAAGGATCTTTAGAGCGTTGGCGCAGTAAGGGAATCGGTCCTATTTTTTTAAAACTGCAAGGGCGAGTACTGTATCGTCTGGAGGATATTGAAGAGTTTGAATTAACCAGTTTACGTCGGAGTACTTCTCATAGCAGAAAATAA
- a CDS encoding phage/plasmid primase, P4 family translates to MTDNNPNWFDFNNALDQQMVSGFHDLQALRNGLLAQLERLLQTLFPQGYSRHGKFFIGNLAGDRGKSLVVELQGDKRGFWKDFATDEGGDVFALCAGSQQFTSTNDFLQLLKELQQWLGMDSTAPLPTPPRQPQPGVYLDERGAPTQQWHYLSDQGELLACVYRYDTPQGKLFCPWDVRARKYQAPTPRPLYHLPGIKQATQVVLVEGEQCAAALIKIGITTTTAMNGAQAPIAKTAWTPLAGKEVLIWPDNDPPGQAYAQRAAQAILAAQAASVAILTLPPNKPAGWDAADALAEDFDCRVFIQHGTRVLLQPPAAESDQILADNLSIPSIINTEDALTLLFTHHYQQEWRYVAAWGKWLLWEGQRWRIEETLAAADRVRHLCRQAALKAETPRLACKLAAASTMSSVERLIKSDRRHAATSDEWDADEWMLNTPGGVVDLQTGQLSPHNREYRMTKMATATLVPNSHCSNWLQFLCQVTGGNTEQINYLQRVFGYCLTGSTREQALFFLYGTGANGKSVFVNTLSTLVGDYAADLATL, encoded by the coding sequence ATGACTGATAATAACCCTAACTGGTTTGATTTTAATAACGCCCTTGATCAACAGATGGTGAGCGGTTTCCATGATCTGCAGGCACTCCGGAACGGGCTACTGGCACAGCTAGAGCGCCTGCTACAAACGCTGTTTCCCCAAGGGTATAGCCGCCATGGTAAGTTTTTTATCGGTAATTTGGCCGGTGATCGTGGCAAAAGCCTGGTGGTCGAGCTCCAAGGGGACAAACGCGGTTTTTGGAAAGATTTTGCCACCGATGAGGGTGGCGATGTGTTCGCACTGTGTGCTGGCTCACAACAATTCACCTCCACGAATGACTTCCTCCAACTCTTGAAGGAGCTCCAGCAGTGGTTGGGAATGGACTCTACCGCCCCGCTCCCTACGCCACCTCGCCAACCCCAGCCAGGGGTGTATCTTGACGAGCGGGGCGCACCTACCCAGCAGTGGCACTATCTCAGCGACCAAGGCGAGCTGCTTGCCTGCGTTTATCGCTATGATACGCCTCAAGGCAAGCTGTTCTGCCCTTGGGATGTGCGTGCTAGAAAGTATCAAGCGCCCACGCCACGCCCCTTGTATCACCTTCCAGGCATTAAGCAAGCCACTCAGGTAGTTTTAGTCGAGGGGGAGCAGTGTGCGGCAGCCTTGATAAAAATCGGCATCACCACGACCACCGCCATGAATGGCGCGCAGGCGCCGATAGCAAAAACCGCTTGGACGCCATTAGCGGGGAAAGAGGTGCTGATTTGGCCAGACAACGATCCGCCCGGCCAGGCGTACGCTCAGCGCGCTGCCCAAGCCATCCTAGCGGCACAGGCCGCTTCCGTCGCTATTCTAACCCTTCCCCCCAATAAACCCGCTGGCTGGGATGCTGCCGATGCCCTCGCTGAAGACTTTGACTGCAGGGTTTTTATTCAACATGGGACCCGGGTACTCCTCCAGCCCCCGGCCGCGGAGAGCGATCAGATCCTAGCAGATAATCTCTCAATACCCTCTATTATCAACACCGAAGATGCCCTCACGCTGCTGTTTACGCATCACTATCAACAGGAGTGGCGCTATGTGGCCGCCTGGGGCAAATGGCTACTCTGGGAGGGTCAGCGCTGGCGGATTGAAGAGACCTTAGCAGCGGCCGATCGGGTTCGTCACCTCTGCCGGCAAGCAGCCCTCAAGGCAGAGACTCCGCGACTGGCCTGCAAATTGGCGGCAGCCAGTACCATGAGCAGCGTGGAACGGCTGATAAAAAGCGATCGACGACACGCCGCTACTAGCGATGAGTGGGATGCTGATGAGTGGATGCTGAACACCCCGGGTGGGGTAGTCGATCTACAAACTGGGCAGCTCTCTCCCCACAACCGTGAATATCGCATGACCAAAATGGCAACGGCGACTTTAGTGCCCAACAGTCACTGTTCAAACTGGTTACAGTTTCTCTGCCAAGTCACCGGCGGTAACACAGAGCAGATCAATTACCTGCAAAGGGTGTTTGGCTATTGCTTAACCGGGAGCACGCGGGAGCAGGCGCTATTTTTTCTCTATGGCACCGGGGCCAATGGCAAAAGTGTTTTTGTGAACACCTTGTCCACCCTGGTGGGTGACTATGCGGCTGATCTTGCTACCCTTTAA
- a CDS encoding DUF2924 domain-containing protein, which yields MKIRRSSPSSGASVMAQIVNLPQLGMPELKALWQQLFSSEAPTHNRRFLERRIAYQLQLLEYSKTNQPLVTRNQQRIEQLIALEQQPSPKRAASRALLPGTLLSRHYQGVDHQVVVQDAGRFIYQGRPYSNLSQLAREITGTRWSGPLFFGLKARPKGSTATKQRGGR from the coding sequence ATGAAAATTCGGAGAAGCAGCCCTTCGAGCGGCGCCTCAGTGATGGCACAAATTGTTAATCTGCCGCAACTGGGGATGCCAGAACTCAAAGCGCTATGGCAACAGCTCTTTAGCAGTGAAGCCCCCACCCATAATCGCCGCTTTCTAGAACGGCGGATCGCCTACCAGCTGCAGCTACTGGAGTACAGCAAAACCAATCAGCCGCTAGTCACGCGTAATCAGCAGCGTATTGAGCAGCTAATCGCCCTAGAACAACAACCATCGCCAAAGCGCGCCGCCAGTCGGGCGTTGCTGCCGGGGACACTCCTGAGTCGCCACTACCAAGGGGTTGATCATCAGGTGGTGGTCCAGGACGCTGGCCGCTTTATCTATCAGGGGAGGCCCTACAGCAACCTGTCGCAGCTAGCCAGAGAAATCACTGGCACCCGCTGGTCGGGGCCGCTATTTTTTGGCCTAAAAGCGCGCCCTAAAGGCTCCACCGCGACGAAACAGCGGGGTGGTCGATGA